From a single Bacillus sp. NEB1478 genomic region:
- a CDS encoding HAAS signaling domain-containing protein, with amino-acid sequence MNRKTYLEALKREISTLPINEQTEVLEDYEEHFEMAGESGRSDEDIIRGLGSPRKIAKELLAQTEIAKAAENPSLSSVTKAVFASVGLGLFNLIFVLAPFLVMIIIPIALIIIAAVFLSSPIILLIQEGFTTSFLTNIFLIMGFIGIGLLFIIFAIKVFKLFYKVILSYLNFNLSIVRRNHS; translated from the coding sequence TTGAACAGAAAAACGTATTTAGAAGCGTTAAAAAGAGAGATTAGTACGTTACCTATAAACGAGCAAACAGAAGTACTGGAAGATTATGAAGAACATTTTGAAATGGCGGGTGAAAGCGGCAGGTCTGATGAAGATATCATCAGAGGATTGGGCTCTCCTCGCAAAATAGCAAAAGAATTGCTTGCCCAAACGGAAATTGCGAAAGCAGCTGAAAATCCATCCTTAAGCAGTGTCACCAAAGCGGTTTTTGCATCGGTAGGTCTTGGTTTGTTCAACTTGATTTTCGTGCTGGCACCTTTCCTAGTCATGATTATCATTCCGATTGCATTGATCATTATCGCAGCTGTTTTTTTAAGTTCACCTATTATTCTATTAATACAAGAAGGATTTACAACCTCCTTTTTGACTAACATTTTCTTGATTATGGGCTTTATTGGCATCGGACTTTTATTCATTATTTTTGCGATTAAAGTTTTCAAACTCTTTTATAAAGTCATACTGAGTTATCTAAATTTCAACCTTAGCATCGTAAGGAGGAACCACTCATGA
- a CDS encoding DUF4097 family beta strand repeat-containing protein, with protein sequence MNVKRILRIAIILIGLAIAGNAVLFLIGKSPFNSAKVDQKRLIDSGSITDIKVSSNISDVKIIPNDSEKIEVHMRGRSTNMNTDNVELAVKQNGNKLTIHTAHKKPRFLVVFNDYDLLIKMPNKDFKKLTVKTDAAEINLKEISAHHFYLNSDVGDITLHNVNGKINAESDVGDMNMYVDEITKDITAKSNVGDISVITKNAPKNLQTHLKNNLGDETVELPNEKNGMIGTGGPLVSMISDVGDLTLSLQK encoded by the coding sequence ATGAATGTAAAAAGAATTTTACGTATTGCCATTATTTTAATCGGGCTTGCTATCGCTGGTAATGCTGTTTTATTTTTGATAGGGAAATCCCCTTTCAACTCAGCAAAAGTTGATCAAAAGCGACTGATAGACTCTGGAAGTATTACCGATATCAAAGTCTCATCAAACATTAGTGATGTTAAAATTATTCCGAACGACAGTGAAAAAATCGAAGTTCATATGAGAGGCAGAAGCACGAATATGAACACTGATAATGTTGAGCTGGCAGTAAAACAAAATGGGAACAAACTTACCATTCATACAGCTCATAAAAAGCCGCGTTTTCTTGTGGTTTTTAACGATTATGATTTACTGATTAAAATGCCGAATAAGGATTTTAAAAAATTAACTGTGAAAACAGATGCAGCTGAAATAAATCTGAAAGAAATTTCCGCGCACCATTTTTATCTAAATTCAGATGTTGGTGACATCACCCTGCATAATGTTAACGGAAAGATCAACGCTGAATCTGACGTTGGAGATATGAATATGTATGTTGATGAAATTACAAAAGATATTACCGCTAAATCTAATGTAGGAGACATTTCCGTTATTACAAAGAACGCACCCAAAAACTTGCAAACTCATTTGAAAAATAATCTTGGCGATGAAACAGTGGAACTGCCTAACGAGAAAAATGGCATGATAGGTACAGGCGGCCCATTAGTATCGATGATATCTGATGTTGGGGATCTGACACTTTCATTACAAAAATAA
- a CDS encoding DeoR/GlpR family DNA-binding transcription regulator has translation MFSEERREKILELLKNEGRVLAKELSEALQVSIDSIRRDLSSMEDNGLLKRTHGGAIPVTEVRKGPSPNAIRFGEGSKYERAIAREAVNWIKERDTIFMSGGGMYHELLKHLPNIPLTIVTNSLVTADFLRERENVDVYVIGGKVKNSGNMTDALATNAVRQFTFDLAFVTGGGISERGITTATPEVASFMNAVEKISRKRVGLFPHYKVGVNAFAHVGPITNLDVIITDEESPRDHLTALEQQGVKIVIASSETTQSEKN, from the coding sequence ATGTTTTCTGAGGAAAGAAGAGAAAAGATCTTAGAATTGCTTAAAAATGAAGGTCGAGTTCTTGCCAAAGAGTTATCAGAAGCACTCCAGGTTTCAATCGATTCCATACGCAGGGATTTATCGTCTATGGAAGATAACGGTCTGCTCAAACGCACACATGGCGGCGCGATTCCTGTAACTGAAGTTCGAAAGGGACCTTCGCCTAATGCTATCCGCTTTGGAGAAGGATCCAAATATGAAAGAGCCATTGCACGAGAAGCGGTAAACTGGATAAAAGAAAGAGACACCATTTTTATGAGTGGCGGAGGAATGTATCACGAGCTGCTGAAACATCTCCCGAATATACCGCTTACGATCGTGACAAACTCTTTAGTTACAGCGGATTTTCTTCGGGAGAGAGAGAATGTTGATGTGTATGTAATCGGAGGAAAAGTGAAGAACTCTGGAAACATGACGGATGCTCTAGCAACAAATGCCGTTCGTCAGTTTACATTTGATTTGGCGTTTGTTACTGGTGGAGGAATCTCAGAGCGCGGCATTACCACAGCAACACCGGAAGTGGCTTCTTTTATGAACGCAGTAGAGAAAATATCACGTAAACGAGTTGGCTTATTCCCTCATTATAAAGTGGGAGTTAACGCATTTGCACATGTTGGTCCAATAACGAATTTAGATGTCATTATTACGGATGAAGAATCCCCACGCGATCACTTGACCGCTCTAGAACAGCAAGGTGTTAAAATCGTTATTGCATCCTCTGAAACTACTCAATCTGAAAAAAATTAA
- a CDS encoding nucleoside triphosphate pyrophosphohydrolase — protein sequence MAYYNKLVRDKIPELLEQAGKKGTFRILGDKEFESELKKKLIEGVKEFRDARREIDAVEELAGLYEMLIELSRLRQLSIREMEEIRKEKVKKHGGYKERLFLVKVED from the coding sequence ATGGCTTATTATAATAAATTAGTCCGTGATAAAATTCCAGAGCTGCTTGAACAAGCTGGAAAAAAAGGAACGTTTCGTATTTTAGGAGATAAAGAGTTTGAAAGTGAACTAAAGAAAAAATTGATCGAAGGTGTGAAAGAGTTCAGAGATGCAAGACGGGAAATTGATGCGGTAGAAGAATTGGCTGGACTGTACGAGATGCTCATAGAGTTATCGAGGCTTCGTCAGCTCAGCATTCGAGAGATGGAAGAAATCCGTAAAGAGAAAGTAAAGAAGCACGGTGGCTACAAAGAAAGACTGTTCCTGGTGAAGGTAGAAGACTGA
- a CDS encoding GGDEF domain-containing protein, which yields MGNTRLPAHFSHVAWNRKILNFFWVIIFVSVCVEGLNSLLTDRPFKEFLLIFIIVPTALLSFVTLIAEWAYRKRTNYIDYIVIGSASLIAGILVAVHSEINVMYACLFFPMLISTIYFEKKKVWLAFSISLFIYLALSAFHPIISQLNDMMDQLSMTCILLTSTLVCIGIMQRGYEIWEDLKKAQAEHQELMVKSTIMEKQVKTDALTGLYNHMAFYEYLDVLILQAETFQNPFHLAVIDIDNFKKINDTYGHGAGDLILKRIAHTIKENVSNDDFTARYGGEEFVVILNDVFEEQAFTVLENVRMAVEDVVHPEVMKEQITISIGLQTYRLGMHKQAFFEGADNSLYAAKRLGKNRVITKETLQPVEV from the coding sequence TTGGGGAATACACGCCTGCCTGCACACTTTAGCCATGTTGCTTGGAACCGGAAAATATTAAATTTTTTTTGGGTCATCATTTTTGTCTCTGTGTGCGTAGAAGGCTTAAACAGCTTATTAACTGATAGACCGTTTAAGGAATTTTTATTGATTTTTATAATTGTACCAACTGCTCTCTTATCTTTTGTCACGCTTATTGCAGAATGGGCTTACCGAAAGAGAACTAATTACATAGATTATATTGTTATTGGATCTGCGAGCTTGATTGCAGGCATTTTAGTAGCTGTGCATTCAGAAATAAATGTGATGTATGCTTGTCTGTTCTTTCCCATGCTGATTTCAACCATTTATTTTGAAAAGAAAAAAGTTTGGCTGGCGTTTTCTATTTCTCTATTTATATATCTGGCTCTTTCTGCGTTTCATCCGATCATCAGCCAGTTAAATGATATGATGGATCAATTGTCGATGACATGCATTTTACTGACTTCTACACTTGTTTGTATCGGAATCATGCAGCGAGGCTATGAAATTTGGGAAGATTTGAAAAAGGCACAAGCAGAGCATCAGGAGCTTATGGTGAAATCGACGATTATGGAAAAACAAGTGAAGACCGATGCTCTAACCGGACTTTACAACCACATGGCTTTTTATGAATATTTGGATGTGTTGATTCTGCAGGCAGAAACGTTTCAGAATCCATTTCATTTAGCGGTAATTGATATCGATAACTTTAAGAAAATAAATGATACATATGGGCATGGTGCAGGTGATTTGATTTTAAAACGGATTGCCCATACGATTAAAGAAAATGTATCGAACGATGATTTTACAGCTCGATACGGCGGTGAAGAATTCGTTGTTATTCTGAATGATGTCTTTGAAGAGCAGGCGTTTACCGTATTGGAAAATGTCAGAATGGCTGTTGAAGATGTTGTCCATCCTGAAGTAATGAAGGAACAGATTACGATCAGTATTGGTCTGCAAACCTATCGTTTAGGTATGCACAAACAGGCATTTTTTGAAGGGGCAGATAATAGTTTATACGCGGCTAAACGGCTTGGAAAAAATCGCGTCATAACAAAAGAAACCCTTCAGCCAGTTGAAGTTTAA
- a CDS encoding phage holin family protein: MEKISMFYNMAVIALGAISSYLFGTSSLLFKTLVLFVVLDYLTGMASSAYEGKLNSKIGFKGILKKVMIFAIVAIAHSLDQLTGGNIIKTATIFFYLSNELLSMIENAGRLNVPIPPFIKNAVSLLRQKSGNQNKDD, translated from the coding sequence GTGGAGAAAATTTCTATGTTTTATAACATGGCAGTGATTGCGTTAGGTGCTATTTCAAGTTATCTTTTCGGAACATCTAGCTTGTTATTTAAAACACTTGTATTGTTTGTCGTTTTAGATTATTTAACAGGGATGGCTTCTTCGGCTTATGAAGGAAAACTAAACAGTAAGATAGGTTTTAAAGGAATACTCAAAAAAGTAATGATATTTGCAATTGTAGCCATAGCCCATTCTCTCGATCAACTGACTGGCGGCAACATCATCAAAACCGCCACCATTTTTTTCTATTTATCAAATGAGCTGTTATCCATGATTGAAAATGCCGGCAGGTTAAACGTTCCCATTCCTCCGTTCATAAAAAATGCCGTTTCCCTGTTAAGACAGAAAAGCGGCAACCAAAATAAAGATGATTAA
- the flgM gene encoding flagellar biosynthesis anti-sigma factor FlgM, producing the protein MRIDGQQPVQRKYDVNKMYQQPSVKPPSFAKDDLYISNEAKALNENAQLNIREKKLLDIKKRIESGDYQIDAQSIAKKISQFYTT; encoded by the coding sequence ATGAGAATTGATGGACAGCAACCGGTGCAGCGGAAATATGATGTAAATAAAATGTATCAGCAGCCTTCAGTTAAACCACCTTCATTTGCCAAAGATGATCTATACATATCGAATGAAGCAAAAGCCTTAAATGAGAATGCACAATTAAACATAAGAGAAAAGAAACTTTTAGATATAAAAAAGCGCATCGAATCTGGAGACTACCAGATTGATGCACAATCGATCGCTAAAAAGATTTCACAATTCTACACAACTTAA
- a CDS encoding purine/pyrimidine permease — translation MRLTFSSLQWMVFILAGSLVAPIAIGAAFGMSQAETAELLQRSFFIIGISGILQVLFGHKLPINEGPAGLWWGVFTVYAGIVASGALTAANGLQQLTAGMLISGVLFFLLGIFRIITYVRGLFTPLVTGTYLILLVSQLSGSFIKGMLGIGYLQEKADSKVAIASLFILVLSIVLGKSTVRWLRSYSILIALLLGWGLFKVLHITKEPMESAKLVSFPEWFAWGTPELSGGAILTSLFVGMLLLTNMVASINVVEKAYDSENENYEPVNYNRSSVMMGLNTWIAGLFSAVASVPISGASGFILTTKMFSRAAFLLGNLLIIIISFFPTLTFFFAGIPAPVGYATIFLPFSSMIGLAFREYKTELHSDKNLFIISTSLMVGIGSLFIPAAALKDWPSIIVTLLSNGLIMGMLTCIALEQFYKRRKSRKSEH, via the coding sequence ATGAGATTAACTTTTTCATCTCTGCAATGGATGGTTTTTATACTCGCCGGAAGTCTTGTAGCACCTATTGCAATTGGTGCTGCATTCGGAATGTCACAAGCTGAAACGGCAGAACTTTTGCAGCGTTCTTTTTTCATTATAGGAATCTCTGGTATTCTGCAAGTTCTGTTTGGACATAAACTACCTATTAATGAAGGACCTGCCGGTTTATGGTGGGGTGTCTTTACAGTGTATGCGGGAATCGTAGCATCAGGGGCTCTGACAGCGGCAAATGGTCTTCAGCAATTAACTGCTGGGATGCTCATTAGCGGGGTTCTATTTTTCCTTCTTGGTATATTTCGAATAATCACTTACGTCCGTGGGTTGTTTACTCCGCTGGTTACAGGCACCTATCTCATTCTGCTCGTATCACAGTTAAGCGGATCTTTTATAAAAGGGATGCTTGGAATCGGTTATCTACAAGAAAAAGCAGATTCCAAAGTAGCAATTGCTTCACTTTTTATTCTTGTTCTTTCGATTGTTTTAGGAAAATCCACTGTCCGTTGGCTAAGAAGTTATTCTATCCTTATTGCCTTACTTCTTGGTTGGGGACTTTTCAAGGTCCTGCATATAACAAAAGAACCGATGGAATCCGCAAAACTAGTTTCCTTTCCAGAATGGTTTGCCTGGGGTACTCCCGAACTATCAGGAGGAGCAATTCTAACTTCACTATTTGTAGGAATGCTTTTATTGACTAACATGGTCGCAAGTATCAATGTGGTTGAAAAAGCGTATGATTCCGAGAACGAAAATTATGAACCCGTTAACTACAATCGGTCATCCGTTATGATGGGATTAAACACCTGGATTGCCGGACTGTTCTCAGCTGTCGCAAGTGTACCAATTTCCGGTGCGTCAGGCTTTATATTAACAACAAAAATGTTTAGCCGTGCAGCTTTCTTGCTCGGAAACCTATTAATTATTATCATCAGTTTTTTCCCTACGCTCACCTTTTTCTTTGCCGGAATACCTGCACCAGTTGGATATGCAACGATTTTCCTGCCTTTCTCAAGTATGATCGGATTGGCGTTCAGAGAGTACAAAACAGAATTACATTCAGATAAAAATCTCTTCATCATTAGTACATCACTAATGGTCGGGATCGGCAGTTTGTTCATCCCTGCAGCCGCTTTAAAAGATTGGCCGAGTATTATCGTCACCCTTTTAAGCAATGGACTGATTATGGGAATGCTCACTTGCATTGCTTTAGAGCAGTTTTACAAACGAAGAAAATCGAGAAAGAGTGAACATTAA
- a CDS encoding alpha/beta hydrolase, with protein MDITSDRYDLLSSDGTKITAYDHGGTGEPIIFLHYLGGIAQLWQPVIKHFIQNHRVITYDLRGHGKSDQPEEGYTFEDTAKDLDTVLDHFKVNKAHLVGSSYGCMVGLYYASNRKDRVLSLVQCDGAMINNTGDNGLYEETLEEHLAKFKDQFDSDYESVEAYKQFYRDNWEPWNESRAFYVEQYEPRIKKNGKVGPRTKRETLEKIISELYYVDFLTWYEKVKCPVLFLPAEQEGHLEKTKEFLGKVSKVLPYCKTIIISGTIHLMMYDHEEKLIEAIQLFYKELPVNTSPAK; from the coding sequence ATGGACATCACATCGGATAGATATGATTTACTATCTTCAGACGGAACAAAAATTACAGCATATGACCACGGAGGTACAGGAGAGCCAATAATATTTCTTCATTATTTAGGCGGTATTGCCCAATTGTGGCAACCCGTAATCAAGCATTTCATTCAAAATCATCGGGTCATCACTTATGATTTGCGAGGGCACGGAAAATCTGATCAACCAGAAGAAGGGTACACTTTTGAAGATACGGCAAAAGACCTGGATACCGTTTTAGACCATTTTAAAGTAAATAAGGCTCATCTTGTTGGAAGTTCATATGGATGCATGGTTGGGCTCTATTATGCTTCAAACCGGAAAGACCGAGTTTTGTCCCTCGTTCAATGTGATGGTGCAATGATAAATAACACCGGTGATAATGGCTTGTATGAAGAGACTTTAGAAGAACATTTAGCGAAATTTAAAGATCAATTTGATTCTGATTACGAATCTGTTGAAGCTTACAAGCAATTTTACCGTGATAACTGGGAACCTTGGAATGAATCGAGAGCTTTTTACGTTGAACAATATGAGCCCCGTATTAAAAAAAACGGTAAGGTTGGACCTCGCACAAAAAGAGAAACGCTGGAGAAAATCATTTCTGAATTATATTATGTGGACTTTTTGACTTGGTACGAAAAAGTGAAATGCCCTGTTCTCTTTTTACCAGCAGAACAAGAAGGTCATCTAGAAAAGACAAAAGAATTTCTTGGAAAAGTTTCAAAAGTACTGCCTTACTGCAAAACAATTATTATTTCCGGAACAATCCATTTAATGATGTACGATCATGAAGAAAAGTTAATAGAAGCCATTCAACTATTCTACAAAGAACTACCGGTGAATACATCTCCAGCAAAATAA
- a CDS encoding DUF402 domain-containing protein — translation MEHKTADRPNWKRVIERSFEVVDREDSCFKGKVTAIHLKKVSDPLVVNYKDRDVRIADTGYTWFQHFPEGKKYAVTTILDQNGEIVQWYIDMCRDHGVNEDGVPWYLDLYLDIVILPDNQIFVLDDNELMDAYRKGDITEKEVKLAKETAEDIINNFNDGKFLDLDVCKKHASEWHCEKKFL, via the coding sequence ATGGAACATAAGACAGCAGATCGGCCTAATTGGAAAAGAGTTATTGAAAGATCGTTTGAAGTAGTAGATAGAGAAGATTCATGTTTTAAGGGAAAAGTAACGGCTATTCATCTAAAAAAGGTTTCTGATCCACTCGTTGTCAATTACAAAGATCGAGATGTTCGTATAGCCGATACAGGATATACATGGTTTCAGCACTTTCCTGAAGGAAAAAAATACGCGGTCACAACGATTCTTGATCAAAATGGAGAAATCGTTCAATGGTATATTGATATGTGCAGAGATCACGGGGTGAATGAAGACGGAGTTCCGTGGTATTTAGATCTTTATTTAGATATTGTTATCCTTCCTGACAACCAAATTTTCGTACTGGATGATAACGAACTTATGGATGCATACAGGAAAGGCGATATTACTGAGAAAGAGGTAAAATTAGCCAAGGAAACAGCAGAGGATATTATCAATAATTTCAACGATGGGAAATTCCTAGATTTAGATGTATGCAAAAAACACGCTTCGGAATGGCATTGTGAAAAAAAGTTTCTTTAA
- a CDS encoding cysteine hydrolase family protein, which yields MKKACLLIIDVQKGFEDVDFWGKRNNPYAEVNMLSLMDAFRNAKRPIFHVQHQSENESAPLHPAKLGYQLKTGFEPKENEPLFIKSVNSAFIGTSLKEELDKKGIELLVIVGLTTSHCVSTTARMAANLGYDVCVVHDATAAFGMVSYDGRRYSAQEVHETALSHLNKEFAEIVGTEEVLTKWISSSQFIQ from the coding sequence GTGAAAAAAGCGTGCCTATTAATCATTGATGTTCAAAAAGGATTTGAAGATGTTGATTTTTGGGGAAAACGAAATAATCCATATGCAGAAGTGAATATGCTTTCGTTAATGGATGCATTCAGAAATGCTAAACGGCCTATTTTTCATGTTCAGCATCAGTCTGAAAATGAAAGTGCACCGCTTCATCCTGCAAAATTAGGTTATCAGCTGAAAACAGGGTTCGAACCGAAAGAAAATGAACCGCTTTTTATTAAAAGCGTAAACAGTGCGTTTATTGGAACGAGTTTGAAAGAAGAATTAGACAAAAAAGGTATTGAACTTTTAGTGATTGTGGGACTGACAACGAGTCATTGTGTTTCTACTACGGCTCGAATGGCTGCTAATTTAGGATATGATGTTTGTGTAGTCCATGACGCAACAGCCGCATTTGGAATGGTTTCTTATGATGGGAGACGATACTCCGCTCAAGAAGTGCATGAAACAGCTTTGTCTCACCTAAATAAAGAGTTCGCGGAAATTGTGGGTACTGAGGAAGTTTTGACGAAATGGATCAGTTCTTCCCAATTTATTCAATAG
- a CDS encoding LysE family transporter, whose amino-acid sequence MDDFGSWMIRFIVLGISLAVPVGPIKLEMIKRGLSRGFWHSWLVGLGAVTADFFFMFCIFIGLTPFLQLEIIQIIMLSIGTLMLLYLGTTTIKASFEKRALLVLDEAPPAQTPYWTGFLLALMNPLNFVFWFGIYGGTLQSLPDEFGHIATGFLSCFIIVGIVLWNVNVAFTVHFFRTLINETAVRWLMLFAGTGLLGFALHLGIKLINISMP is encoded by the coding sequence ATGGATGATTTCGGAAGTTGGATGATCCGCTTTATCGTGTTAGGAATCAGCCTTGCTGTTCCTGTTGGTCCAATAAAATTAGAAATGATTAAGCGGGGGTTAAGCAGAGGGTTTTGGCATTCATGGCTTGTAGGATTAGGAGCTGTAACAGCAGACTTCTTTTTCATGTTTTGTATTTTTATAGGTTTAACACCCTTTTTACAACTTGAAATCATTCAAATTATAATGCTTTCAATAGGTACTTTAATGCTTTTATATTTAGGAACTACAACTATAAAAGCATCATTCGAAAAGAGAGCTTTACTAGTATTAGATGAAGCCCCACCTGCTCAAACACCATATTGGACAGGCTTTCTTCTAGCATTAATGAACCCATTAAATTTTGTGTTCTGGTTTGGTATATATGGAGGTACCCTGCAAAGTCTTCCAGATGAATTTGGACACATTGCAACTGGTTTTTTAAGCTGTTTTATCATAGTAGGTATCGTTTTATGGAATGTTAACGTTGCCTTTACTGTTCACTTTTTTCGAACCCTTATTAATGAGACTGCCGTCCGGTGGCTTATGCTCTTTGCAGGCACTGGTTTATTGGGATTTGCGTTACATCTTGGAATAAAATTAATTAATATATCCATGCCGTAA
- a CDS encoding TraR/DksA C4-type zinc finger protein, whose product MTLTNKEIEHFKQILKSRKEEIKGMRERNDSFGIDSEFPKESTGELSSYDNHPADLGTELFEREKDIAINDLHEKELEDIDTALMSIERGKYGVCKTCGDDIPKERLEVVPSTLYCKEHSPGQHSSDDRPAEENVAGPDYSKRSNDDKDATFFDSEDTWQSVAQYGTSETPSDFEDPEKEDYNAMYEDSDDDDGYVEAYEGFVTTDITGKNVEVVQNRKHEKYEEELDEEEDRQLDREKYEK is encoded by the coding sequence ATGACATTAACAAATAAAGAAATTGAACATTTTAAACAAATATTAAAGTCACGAAAAGAAGAGATAAAAGGGATGCGCGAAAGAAACGACTCGTTTGGAATCGATTCTGAATTTCCAAAAGAATCAACAGGGGAATTATCGAGTTATGATAACCATCCGGCAGATTTAGGCACAGAGCTATTTGAGCGTGAAAAAGATATTGCGATCAACGATTTGCACGAAAAAGAACTCGAAGACATCGATACGGCACTTATGAGTATTGAAAGAGGCAAGTATGGGGTTTGCAAAACTTGCGGTGATGATATTCCTAAGGAACGATTAGAAGTTGTGCCGTCCACATTATATTGTAAAGAACATAGCCCGGGGCAGCATTCATCAGATGATCGGCCTGCAGAAGAAAATGTAGCAGGACCCGATTATTCTAAACGAAGTAATGATGATAAAGACGCCACTTTTTTTGATTCCGAAGATACTTGGCAATCCGTAGCTCAATACGGAACGAGTGAGACGCCTTCTGATTTCGAAGATCCTGAAAAAGAAGATTACAATGCTATGTATGAAGACTCTGATGATGATGATGGATATGTGGAGGCATATGAAGGTTTTGTTACAACAGATATCACAGGTAAAAATGTGGAAGTAGTGCAGAACCGAAAACATGAGAAGTATGAAGAAGAGCTCGATGAAGAAGAGGATCGACAATTAGACAGGGAGAAATACGAAAAGTAA
- a CDS encoding HD-GYP domain-containing protein translates to MTLYKQFERRLLKNYILGSTAAVLGVGGVFLFTTLRFSWKEILIIGSILFLSSIFMFSLEYLFFHMHTAVFRSYYSKKIPSIQLAEKVYFHAHHFPVRTVKRILGPHLFGLSIPAIVLTAAAIKIDFLSLPYYYIYLASLGAILVAGMHAIIEFFLTTKAVQPILKDILNRTLKDHGVTLSLASSRHISIQRKIQWSTLFIGTFPLLLFALANQVRLYQISGPINSSYWSWALFVLIIGISFAIYGAYLLFKDIQQPMNELQAGMYEVRTGNSNAKVDDLYSDEFSKLIKGFNHMGRAIQSRDQENKQLLESFFATMAATLDARDPYTAGHSLRVADYAMKIGQMAGLPFQQLLQLRKAALLHDIGKIGIPDMILLKEDQLTDNEFEMIKKHPVIGADILAQVQPFEAMKPLLPGVRYHHERFDGKGYPENLSGNDIPIFGRIIAVADAYDAMTSDRPYRKGMTHEKALAILEDGRGTQWDPYLTQLFIDEMKLKSIS, encoded by the coding sequence ATGACGCTGTATAAGCAGTTTGAGCGACGATTACTAAAAAATTATATACTTGGTTCAACAGCAGCCGTTCTTGGAGTAGGTGGCGTCTTTTTATTTACTACACTGCGTTTTTCATGGAAAGAAATTTTAATAATCGGCAGTATACTATTCCTTTCAAGTATCTTTATGTTTTCATTGGAATACTTATTTTTTCATATGCACACTGCTGTTTTCCGTTCATATTATTCCAAAAAGATTCCTTCTATCCAATTGGCGGAAAAAGTTTATTTTCATGCTCATCATTTCCCTGTACGGACAGTAAAACGGATATTAGGACCGCACTTATTCGGTTTGTCTATTCCAGCCATTGTTTTAACTGCTGCTGCTATAAAAATTGACTTTTTATCTTTGCCATACTACTATATTTATCTTGCATCACTTGGAGCTATTCTAGTTGCCGGTATGCACGCGATCATCGAATTCTTTTTGACTACAAAAGCAGTTCAGCCTATTTTAAAAGATATACTGAACCGGACATTAAAAGATCATGGTGTCACACTGTCACTCGCTTCTTCCAGACATATATCCATTCAGCGAAAAATTCAGTGGAGTACCCTTTTTATTGGAACATTTCCGCTTCTTCTTTTTGCACTTGCAAATCAAGTACGTCTTTATCAAATTTCAGGACCTATTAATAGTTCCTACTGGAGCTGGGCTTTGTTTGTTCTCATTATCGGAATCTCTTTTGCGATTTACGGGGCTTATCTTCTATTTAAAGATATTCAACAGCCAATGAACGAACTGCAGGCAGGTATGTATGAAGTTAGAACCGGCAACAGCAATGCCAAAGTTGATGACCTCTACTCAGATGAATTTTCAAAGCTGATTAAAGGGTTTAACCATATGGGACGGGCTATCCAATCGCGTGACCAAGAAAACAAACAGCTTCTGGAAAGTTTTTTCGCAACGATGGCTGCAACATTGGACGCAAGAGATCCTTATACAGCTGGTCATAGTTTGCGAGTAGCTGATTATGCAATGAAAATCGGGCAGATGGCTGGTCTTCCTTTCCAGCAGCTTTTGCAGTTAAGGAAAGCAGCTCTTCTTCATGATATCGGCAAGATCGGCATTCCTGATATGATTCTTCTAAAAGAAGATCAATTAACGGATAATGAGTTTGAAATGATTAAGAAACACCCTGTCATTGGAGCAGACATACTTGCACAGGTTCAGCCATTCGAAGCGATGAAACCTTTACTGCCAGGTGTACGCTATCACCACGAACGCTTTGATGGAAAAGGATATCCCGAAAACCTCTCAGGTAATGATATCCCCATTTTTGGAAGGATTATTGCCGTTGCAGACGCTTATGATGCAATGACATCAGACAGACCATACAGAAAAGGCATGACTCACGAAAAAGCTTTAGCAATTTTAGAAGATGGAAGAGGAACACAGTGGGATCCTTACCTCACACAGCTATTTATTGATGAAATGAAACTTAAGTCAATTTCATAA